A window of the Trueperaceae bacterium genome harbors these coding sequences:
- the trxA gene encoding thioredoxin, producing the protein MSENTVTITDENFEDVTREGLTLVDFWAPWCGPCRMVAPVVEELAEQYEGRMRVGKLNVDENPQTAMKFRVMSIPTVILFKDGEAVETMVGAAPKNAYEARLERHVGQSTVS; encoded by the coding sequence ATGTCTGAGAACACAGTCACTATTACCGATGAGAACTTCGAGGACGTGACCCGCGAAGGTCTCACCCTGGTGGACTTCTGGGCCCCCTGGTGCGGACCTTGCCGTATGGTCGCCCCCGTGGTCGAAGAGTTGGCAGAGCAGTACGAGGGTCGTATGCGGGTCGGCAAGCTGAACGTCGACGAGAACCCGCAGACGGCCATGAAGTTCCGCGTCATGTCCATCCCCACGGTCATCCTGTTCAAGGATGGTGAAGCCGTGGAAACGATGGTAGGCGCCGCGCCGAAGAATGCCTACGAAGCGAGGCTCGAGCGGCACGTGGGGCAGTCCACGGTCTCCTGA